The Deltaproteobacteria bacterium genome includes a region encoding these proteins:
- a CDS encoding 50S ribosomal protein L25, translated as METKITINATVRSPKKKGANRQLRRQGLAPAIFYGPKREPQPITVSISELREAISSGQDGQFLIQLHIKDNGSSHESTVMIKDFQVDPVRRELLHADFYEVDLNRPLLFEVPLLLTGRPIGLESGGILQQIQRSLMISALPHEIPKQIEVDVSELDVGDSVRVSDIEPPAGVKVEIDGGATIAIVSLPKGALEEVEEAEAEEEAAEEAAAEGEPAPVSEEGPPQKIKE; from the coding sequence ATGGAAACCAAAATAACCATAAACGCCACGGTTCGTTCCCCTAAGAAGAAAGGGGCGAACCGTCAGCTTCGTCGCCAGGGATTGGCGCCGGCCATATTCTATGGCCCCAAACGAGAGCCTCAACCCATCACCGTTAGTATTTCCGAGCTCAGGGAAGCTATTTCCTCCGGCCAGGATGGCCAATTCCTGATTCAGCTTCATATTAAAGACAATGGTTCGTCCCATGAATCCACGGTCATGATCAAGGACTTTCAGGTTGATCCCGTGCGGAGGGAACTGCTTCACGCTGATTTTTACGAGGTTGATTTAAACCGGCCGCTTCTGTTCGAGGTCCCTCTGCTCCTGACAGGCAGACCGATTGGTCTGGAAAGCGGTGGGATTTTACAGCAGATTCAGCGATCACTGATGATCTCCGCTTTGCCACATGAGATACCGAAACAGATTGAAGTGGACGTGAGTGAACTGGACGTTGGCGACTCCGTTCGCGTCAGTGATATTGAGCCTCCGGCTGGTGTGAAGGTCGAAATAGACGGCGGCGCCACTATAGCCATCGTGTCTCTTCCGAAAGGCGCTTTGGAAGAGGTTGAAGAGGCTGAGGCTGAAGAGGAAGCGGCTGAGGAAGCAGCAGCCGAAGGAGAACCCGCTCCGGTTTCGGAGGAGGGGCCGCCTCAAAAGATTAAGGAATGA
- a CDS encoding ribose-phosphate pyrophosphokinase: MNNDLILFTGRSNPALAKAICEYLSLPLGKVHVRRFSDGEVLVELGENVRGRDVFAIQSTCSPVNENIMELLILIDALKRSSARRVTAVLPYYGYARQDRKVAPRVPITAKLMADLITVAGAKRMLSMDLHAGQIQGFFDIPVDHLFAAPLLLSFVREQQFEDMVIVSPDAGGVERARAYAKRLDCTLAIIDKRRIGTNDVEVMTLVGDVEGKTAILVDDMVDTAGTMVKAVNAIVNHGAKKAIALTTHPVLSGSALEKIENSPLEFLVVTDTIPLSEEAKKSRKIKVTSVANLLGEAIRRIHQEDSVSSLFV, from the coding sequence ATGAATAATGATCTGATTCTTTTCACCGGTCGTTCTAATCCGGCCTTGGCAAAGGCCATATGCGAATATTTATCACTGCCTCTAGGCAAGGTTCACGTGCGCCGTTTTTCGGACGGCGAGGTCCTGGTCGAGCTGGGCGAGAACGTTCGTGGCCGGGATGTATTTGCCATTCAGTCCACCTGTTCGCCGGTCAATGAGAACATCATGGAACTGCTTATTCTTATTGACGCCCTGAAGCGTTCCTCGGCCCGGCGCGTCACCGCGGTTCTTCCCTATTACGGCTATGCCCGCCAGGACCGCAAGGTTGCTCCCCGCGTGCCCATCACCGCCAAATTAATGGCTGACCTGATTACCGTGGCTGGCGCCAAGCGGATGCTGTCCATGGATCTTCATGCCGGTCAAATTCAAGGCTTTTTCGATATACCGGTAGATCATCTTTTCGCGGCGCCGCTGCTTTTGAGTTTCGTTCGTGAGCAGCAGTTCGAGGACATGGTTATCGTTTCTCCGGATGCCGGCGGCGTGGAAAGGGCGCGGGCTTACGCCAAGCGTCTGGATTGTACCCTCGCCATCATTGATAAACGCAGGATCGGAACCAATGATGTCGAGGTCATGACCCTCGTGGGCGATGTGGAAGGCAAGACCGCTATCCTGGTGGATGACATGGTTGACACCGCCGGGACAATGGTTAAGGCTGTGAATGCCATCGTGAATCATGGTGCGAAAAAAGCTATCGCCTTAACCACCCACCCGGTCCTGTCCGGCTCGGCCCTGGAAAAGATTGAGAACTCGCCGCTGGAATTTCTGGTGGTGACCGATACGATCCCCCTTTCGGAAGAGGCTAAAAAGAGCCGGAAGATCAAGGTGACGTCTGTAGCCAATCTGCTGGGGGAAGCCATTCGTCGCATCCATCAGGAGGATTCTGTCAGTTCGCTTTTTGTCTAG
- a CDS encoding aminoacyl-tRNA hydrolase, translating into MHLVIGLGNPGQVYARTRHNLGFRVVERLAERYGVKLVKKKHQSLLGQGQVAGIKVLLAQPQTYMNHSGQAVRRLVDYFDLARPDILVVHDDLDIEVGVIKVTGRGGAGGHKGVASIIRHLQDNDFSRIRIGIGRPDPSMAAEEYVLSQFRPEEEQPIESAVRNAVTAAELVLCEGLAEAQAHFNRKGLNSNEEVVV; encoded by the coding sequence TTGCACCTGGTGATCGGCTTGGGCAATCCGGGTCAAGTGTATGCGCGGACCCGCCATAACCTTGGTTTCAGGGTTGTTGAGCGTTTAGCCGAGCGATATGGTGTCAAGCTAGTTAAAAAAAAGCACCAAAGTCTCCTCGGTCAAGGGCAGGTGGCCGGAATTAAGGTTCTCCTTGCCCAACCACAGACCTACATGAACCATAGCGGCCAGGCCGTCAGACGGCTGGTGGATTATTTTGATCTGGCCCGACCCGATATTCTGGTTGTGCATGATGACCTGGATATCGAGGTTGGAGTGATAAAAGTCACAGGGCGCGGCGGGGCCGGCGGACACAAGGGTGTAGCTTCGATAATAAGGCACCTGCAAGACAATGATTTCTCCCGGATCAGGATCGGCATTGGCCGCCCAGATCCATCAATGGCCGCGGAAGAGTATGTGTTGAGTCAATTTAGGCCCGAGGAAGAGCAGCCTATTGAGAGCGCGGTGAGGAATGCGGTGACGGCTGCCGAATTGGTTCTCTGTGAGGGGTTGGCTGAAGCTCAAGCGCATTTTAATCGCAAGGGATTGAATTCTAATGAGGAGGTAGTAGTTTAA